A single region of the Octopus bimaculoides isolate UCB-OBI-ISO-001 chromosome 6, ASM119413v2, whole genome shotgun sequence genome encodes:
- the LOC106869482 gene encoding leucine zipper transcription factor-like protein 1, which yields MTSVLGLNEHHQAQVLAYMRFVRFHRSQQLRAISSCFNDVKCSRLTEDTYTNYEVEELLDGLLQVIRGDMESELINMAHTNILLLRQMFQQSENWHLKLKADISELENVELLEKIKLFEEQEFSSKKKDSPVRVKLMPMNESGGSDLLQMRITELEEENARLKQKLSRLEGQAIDVLNQKEKLSERLILSEKQLKNIPNWQHQKPDNDEVIQDLEKQMTDLKTELQMNQNTQPKLLAVESDLSVTKQELLKVNEMLELAEKEMEKKVSQTAPFKNLKSMLQKKNEQIKELRQRLSKYEETEDA from the exons ATG aCATCGGTACTTGGTTTAAATGAGCACCACCAAGCTCAAGTGCTTGCATACATGCGTTTTGTACGATTTCATCGAAGTCAGCAACTTCGTGCAATAAGTTCCTGTTTTAATGATGTGAAATGCAGTAG GCTCACTGAAGATACTTACACTAATTATGAAGTTGAAGAATTGTTAGATGGACTACTTCAAGTGATTAGAGGTGATATGGAGTCAGAACTGATTAACATGGCTCATACCAACATATTGCTTTTGCGACAAATGTTCCAGCAATCGGAGAACTGGCATTTGAAATTGAAGGCTGATATATCTGAACTTGAGAATGT agaacttttagaaaaaattaaattatttgaagAACAAGAATTTTCAAGCAAAAAGAAAGACTCTCCTGTTAGAGTAAAACTGATGCCAATGAATGAATCTGGTGGTTCTGATTTACTTCAGatg cGTATTACTGAATTAGAAGAAGAAAATGCTCGACTCAAACAAAAACTGTCACGCCTTGAAGGTCAG GCAATTGATGTTCTgaatcagaaagaaaaattatctgaGAGGCTCATCTTAAGcgagaaacaattaaaaaatattcctAATTGGCAACATCAG aaacCAGATAATGATGAAGTCATTCAAGACCTGGAAAAACAAATGACTGATTTGAAGACTGAACTCCAGatg aACCAAAACACAcaaccgaaattgctggctgtTGAATCTGATCTTTCTGTTACCAAACAGGAACTGCTGAAAGTAAATGAAATGTTGGAGTTAGCTGAAAAG GAAATGGAGAAGAAGGTATCCCAGACAGCACCTTTCAAAAATCTCAAATCAATGCTACAGAAGAAAAACgagcaaataaaagaattgaGGCAAAGATTATCAAA aTATGAAGAAACTGAGGATGCATAG